A window from Salvia miltiorrhiza cultivar Shanhuang (shh) chromosome 2, IMPLAD_Smil_shh, whole genome shotgun sequence encodes these proteins:
- the LOC131013138 gene encoding glycylpeptide N-tetradecanoyltransferase 1-like, with protein MAGDNEPTENHVTSGDNSVPPENESEISIDALARKVQESLSLAKRHKFWETQPVGQFKELGDTSLPEGPIEQPTPLSEVKQEPYNLPAPYEWITCDIDSEEVCAEVYNLLTNNYVEDDENMFRFNYSKEFLRWALRPPGYFRSWHIGVRVKSSKKLVAFITGVPARIRVRDTVVLMAEVNFLCVHKKLRSKRLAPVMIKEVTRRVHLENIWQAAYTAGVVLPTPVTTCQYWHRSLNPKKLIDVGFSRLGARMTMSRTIKLYKLSDQTATPGFRKMEPHDVPAVTRLLRNYLKQFAVAPDFDVDDVEHWLLPKEDVVESYLVESPETHEITDFCSFYSLPSSILGSQSHSVLKAAYSYYNVSTKTPLLQLMNDALIVAKKKDFDVFNALDVMDNETFLKELKFGPGDGKLHYYLYNYRLKHVLRSSELGLVLL; from the coding sequence ATGGCTGGTGACAATGAACCCACTGAGAATCATGTTACATCCGGCGACAATAGCGTACCCCCAGAAAACGAGAGTGAGATATCGATTGATGCGTTGGCAAGGAAGGTGCAAGAATCTTTGTCACTTGCAAAGAGGCATAAGTTTTGGGAAACCCAGCCCGTAGGCCAGTTCAAAGAACTCGGTGATACGAGCTTGCCTGAAGGTCCGATTGAGCAGCCAACACCACTTTCCGAGGTCAAGCAAGAGCCCTACAACCTCCCAGCTCCTTACGAGTGGATAACATGTGATATAGACTCAGAAGAGGTTTGTGCGGAGGTGTATAATTTGCTGACCAACAATTATGTTGAGGATGACGAGAACATGTTCAGGTTCAATTACTCGAAAGAGTTTCTCCGGTGGGCACTCCGCCCTCCTGGCTATTTTAGGAGCTGGCACATTGGGGTTAGGGTGAAGAGTTCGAAAAAGTTGGTTGCGTTCATTACTGGCGTCCCTGCAAGAATCCGGGTTCGTGACACTGTTGTGTTGATGGCGGAAGTAAACTTCCTGTGTGTTCACAAGAAGCTTCGATCAAAGAGGCTTGCTCCGGTCATGATCAAAGAGGTTACTCGGAGGGTCCATCTCGAGAATATCTGGCAAGCGGCTTATACAGCCGGTGTTGTCCTTCCCACGCCTGTCACAACTTGTCAGTATTGGCATAGATCTTTGAACCCAAAGAAGCTCATTGATGTTGGGTTTTCTAGGCTTGGGGCGAGGATGACAATGAGCCGCACAATCAAGTTGTACAAGCTATCAGATCAGACGGCCACGCCCGGTTTCAGGAAAATGGAGCCTCACGATGTCCCTGCAGTCACTCGTCTGCTTAGGAATTATTTGAAGCAGTTTGCTGTGGCGCCAGACTTTGATGTGGATGATGTAGAACACTGGCTGCTTCCGAAGGAGGATGTTGTGGAAAGTTATCTGGTCGAAAGTCCTGAAACTCATGAGATCACCGACTTCTGCAGTTTTTACAGCCTCCCCTCTTCCATACTAGGCAGCCAGAGTCATTCTGTTTTGAAGGCTGCGTATTCTTATTACAACGTGTCTACCAAGACCCCGTTACTTCAACTGATGAACGACGCTCTCATTGTTGCCAAGAAGAAGGACTTTGATGTCTTCAACGCGTTGGATGTCATGGACAACGAGACCTTCTTGAAAGAACTGAAATTCGGGCCGGGAGATGGCAAGCTTCACTACTACCTCTACAACTATCGGCTGAAGCATGTTTTGAGATCGTCGGAGCTCGGGCTCGTGCTCTTATAG
- the LOC131013135 gene encoding eukaryotic initiation factor 4A-9 isoform X1 yields the protein MSHVMQRLTAMVDWVLEWFYRITMVESWAVAMVLLVVSLLLKRGRLGAMFEGISCCQSRGATDVILETDCQPLYWTLYQGSKDLSYIGDTTSSILEISACFQRCSFSWTPREVMAGLAPEGSQFDARHYDSKMSELLQADGQEFFTSYDEVFDSFDAMGLQENLLRGIYAYGFEKPSAIQQRGIVPFCKGLDVIQQAQSGTGKTATFCSGILQQLDYGLTQCQALVLAPTRELAQQIEKVMRALGDYLGVKVHACVGGTSVREDQRILAAGVHVVVGTPGRVFDMLRRQSLRSDYIKMFVLDEADEMLSRGFKDQIYDIFQLLPPRVQVGVFSATMPPEALEITRKFMNKPVRILVKRDELTLEGIKQFYVNVDKEEWKLETLCDLYETLAITQSVIFVNTRRKVDWLTDKMRGRDHTVSATHGDMDQNTRDIIMREFRSGSSRVLITTDLLARGIDVQQVSLVINYDLPTQPENYLHRIGRSGRFGRKGVSINFMTRDDEKMLSDIQKFYNVVIEELPSNVADLL from the exons ATGTCTCATGTGATGCAGCGATTGACAGCAATGGTGGATTGGGTTTTGGAGTGGTTTTATCGGATAACAATGGTGGAATCGTGGGCTGTCGCTATGGTTTTGTTGGTGGTGTCGTTATTGCTGAAGAGAGGGAGGCTAGGAGCTATGTTTGAAGGGATTTCCTGCTGTCAAAGTCGCGGAGCTACGGACGTCATCTTAGAAACTGACTGCCAACCCCTTTACTGGACACTTTATCAAGGAAGCAAGGATCTATCTTACATCGGAGATACCACTTCCAGCATTCTTGAGATCTCGGCTTGTTTCCAACGCTGCTCTTTTAGTTGGACTCCTCGCGAAG TTATGGCAGGCTTGGCACCAGAGGGATCACAATTTGATGCTCGTCACTATGACTCGAAGATGAGTGAGTT GCTTCAAGCTGATGGACAAGAATTTTTCACTTCTTATGATGAGGTCTTCGATAGTTTTGATGCTATGGGTCTTCAAGAGAATCTGCTCAGAGGCATTTACGCCTATG GTTTTGAGAAGCCGTCTGCCATCCAACAAAGAGGCATCGTTCCATTCTGCAAGGGCCTCGATGTTATTCAGCAGGCTCAATCTGGAACAGGGAAAACTGCCACTTTCTGCTCTGGAATACTGCAACAGCTTGATTATGGTCTGACACAGTGCCAAGCTCTGGTTTTGGCACCTACTAGAGAACTTGCTCAACAAATTGAGAAGGTTATGCGAGCTCTCGGAGATTACCTTGGTGTTAAGGTGCATGCTTGTGTGGGTGGAACTAGTGTACGTGAGGATCAGCGGATTCTTGCAGCTGGGGTTCATGTCGTCGTTGGTACCCCAGGCCGTGTATTTGACATGCTACGGAGACAGTCTCTCCGTTCTGATTACATCAAAATGTTTGTGTTGGATGAAGCTGATGAAATGTTGTCTCGTGGTTTTAAGGATCAG ATATATGACATTTTCCAGTTGCTCCCGCCCCGAGTTCAAGTTGGGGTGTTCTCTGCCACAATGCCACCCGAGGCTCTAGAAATCACCCGAAAGTTCATGAACAAGCCGGTGAGGATCTTGGTGAAACGAGACGAGCTCACCCTAGAAGGCATTAAGCAGTTCTACGTGAACGTTGATAAGGAAGAATGGAAGCTCGAGACTCTCTGTGATCTCTACGAAACCCTAGCCATCACTCAGAGCGTCATCTTTGTGAACACCCGACGGAAGGTCGACTGGCTAACGGACAAGATGCGTGGCCGCGACCACACGGTCTCGGCCACTCACGGGGACATGGACCAGAACACCAGAGACATCATCATGCGTGAGTTCCGATCAGGCTCGTCTCGTGTCCTCATCACCACGGACCTCCTGGCTCGTGGCATCGACGTCCAGCAGGTTTCCCTCGTCATAAACTACGATCTCCCAACACAGCCGGAGAATTACCTGCATCGGATAGGAAGGAGTGGAAGGTTCGGAAGGAAAGGAGTCTCCATCAACTTCATGACTAGGGATGATGAGAAGATGCTCAGTGACATTCAGAAGTTCTACAACGTCGTCATCGAGGAACTTCCCTCGAACGTTGCCGATCTTCTCTGA
- the LOC131013135 gene encoding eukaryotic initiation factor 4A-9 isoform X2, whose translation MAGLAPEGSQFDARHYDSKMSELLQADGQEFFTSYDEVFDSFDAMGLQENLLRGIYAYGFEKPSAIQQRGIVPFCKGLDVIQQAQSGTGKTATFCSGILQQLDYGLTQCQALVLAPTRELAQQIEKVMRALGDYLGVKVHACVGGTSVREDQRILAAGVHVVVGTPGRVFDMLRRQSLRSDYIKMFVLDEADEMLSRGFKDQIYDIFQLLPPRVQVGVFSATMPPEALEITRKFMNKPVRILVKRDELTLEGIKQFYVNVDKEEWKLETLCDLYETLAITQSVIFVNTRRKVDWLTDKMRGRDHTVSATHGDMDQNTRDIIMREFRSGSSRVLITTDLLARGIDVQQVSLVINYDLPTQPENYLHRIGRSGRFGRKGVSINFMTRDDEKMLSDIQKFYNVVIEELPSNVADLL comes from the exons ATGGCAGGCTTGGCACCAGAGGGATCACAATTTGATGCTCGTCACTATGACTCGAAGATGAGTGAGTT GCTTCAAGCTGATGGACAAGAATTTTTCACTTCTTATGATGAGGTCTTCGATAGTTTTGATGCTATGGGTCTTCAAGAGAATCTGCTCAGAGGCATTTACGCCTATG GTTTTGAGAAGCCGTCTGCCATCCAACAAAGAGGCATCGTTCCATTCTGCAAGGGCCTCGATGTTATTCAGCAGGCTCAATCTGGAACAGGGAAAACTGCCACTTTCTGCTCTGGAATACTGCAACAGCTTGATTATGGTCTGACACAGTGCCAAGCTCTGGTTTTGGCACCTACTAGAGAACTTGCTCAACAAATTGAGAAGGTTATGCGAGCTCTCGGAGATTACCTTGGTGTTAAGGTGCATGCTTGTGTGGGTGGAACTAGTGTACGTGAGGATCAGCGGATTCTTGCAGCTGGGGTTCATGTCGTCGTTGGTACCCCAGGCCGTGTATTTGACATGCTACGGAGACAGTCTCTCCGTTCTGATTACATCAAAATGTTTGTGTTGGATGAAGCTGATGAAATGTTGTCTCGTGGTTTTAAGGATCAG ATATATGACATTTTCCAGTTGCTCCCGCCCCGAGTTCAAGTTGGGGTGTTCTCTGCCACAATGCCACCCGAGGCTCTAGAAATCACCCGAAAGTTCATGAACAAGCCGGTGAGGATCTTGGTGAAACGAGACGAGCTCACCCTAGAAGGCATTAAGCAGTTCTACGTGAACGTTGATAAGGAAGAATGGAAGCTCGAGACTCTCTGTGATCTCTACGAAACCCTAGCCATCACTCAGAGCGTCATCTTTGTGAACACCCGACGGAAGGTCGACTGGCTAACGGACAAGATGCGTGGCCGCGACCACACGGTCTCGGCCACTCACGGGGACATGGACCAGAACACCAGAGACATCATCATGCGTGAGTTCCGATCAGGCTCGTCTCGTGTCCTCATCACCACGGACCTCCTGGCTCGTGGCATCGACGTCCAGCAGGTTTCCCTCGTCATAAACTACGATCTCCCAACACAGCCGGAGAATTACCTGCATCGGATAGGAAGGAGTGGAAGGTTCGGAAGGAAAGGAGTCTCCATCAACTTCATGACTAGGGATGATGAGAAGATGCTCAGTGACATTCAGAAGTTCTACAACGTCGTCATCGAGGAACTTCCCTCGAACGTTGCCGATCTTCTCTGA
- the LOC131013135 gene encoding eukaryotic initiation factor 4A-8 isoform X3: MSELLQADGQEFFTSYDEVFDSFDAMGLQENLLRGIYAYGFEKPSAIQQRGIVPFCKGLDVIQQAQSGTGKTATFCSGILQQLDYGLTQCQALVLAPTRELAQQIEKVMRALGDYLGVKVHACVGGTSVREDQRILAAGVHVVVGTPGRVFDMLRRQSLRSDYIKMFVLDEADEMLSRGFKDQIYDIFQLLPPRVQVGVFSATMPPEALEITRKFMNKPVRILVKRDELTLEGIKQFYVNVDKEEWKLETLCDLYETLAITQSVIFVNTRRKVDWLTDKMRGRDHTVSATHGDMDQNTRDIIMREFRSGSSRVLITTDLLARGIDVQQVSLVINYDLPTQPENYLHRIGRSGRFGRKGVSINFMTRDDEKMLSDIQKFYNVVIEELPSNVADLL, encoded by the exons ATGAGTGAGTT GCTTCAAGCTGATGGACAAGAATTTTTCACTTCTTATGATGAGGTCTTCGATAGTTTTGATGCTATGGGTCTTCAAGAGAATCTGCTCAGAGGCATTTACGCCTATG GTTTTGAGAAGCCGTCTGCCATCCAACAAAGAGGCATCGTTCCATTCTGCAAGGGCCTCGATGTTATTCAGCAGGCTCAATCTGGAACAGGGAAAACTGCCACTTTCTGCTCTGGAATACTGCAACAGCTTGATTATGGTCTGACACAGTGCCAAGCTCTGGTTTTGGCACCTACTAGAGAACTTGCTCAACAAATTGAGAAGGTTATGCGAGCTCTCGGAGATTACCTTGGTGTTAAGGTGCATGCTTGTGTGGGTGGAACTAGTGTACGTGAGGATCAGCGGATTCTTGCAGCTGGGGTTCATGTCGTCGTTGGTACCCCAGGCCGTGTATTTGACATGCTACGGAGACAGTCTCTCCGTTCTGATTACATCAAAATGTTTGTGTTGGATGAAGCTGATGAAATGTTGTCTCGTGGTTTTAAGGATCAG ATATATGACATTTTCCAGTTGCTCCCGCCCCGAGTTCAAGTTGGGGTGTTCTCTGCCACAATGCCACCCGAGGCTCTAGAAATCACCCGAAAGTTCATGAACAAGCCGGTGAGGATCTTGGTGAAACGAGACGAGCTCACCCTAGAAGGCATTAAGCAGTTCTACGTGAACGTTGATAAGGAAGAATGGAAGCTCGAGACTCTCTGTGATCTCTACGAAACCCTAGCCATCACTCAGAGCGTCATCTTTGTGAACACCCGACGGAAGGTCGACTGGCTAACGGACAAGATGCGTGGCCGCGACCACACGGTCTCGGCCACTCACGGGGACATGGACCAGAACACCAGAGACATCATCATGCGTGAGTTCCGATCAGGCTCGTCTCGTGTCCTCATCACCACGGACCTCCTGGCTCGTGGCATCGACGTCCAGCAGGTTTCCCTCGTCATAAACTACGATCTCCCAACACAGCCGGAGAATTACCTGCATCGGATAGGAAGGAGTGGAAGGTTCGGAAGGAAAGGAGTCTCCATCAACTTCATGACTAGGGATGATGAGAAGATGCTCAGTGACATTCAGAAGTTCTACAACGTCGTCATCGAGGAACTTCCCTCGAACGTTGCCGATCTTCTCTGA
- the LOC131013140 gene encoding uncharacterized protein LOC131013140, producing MEKFSRSKSTRDEYMQPRSMNDLRSYSTSDYNPPHHHQNLDENFKEMKIKKSRINADSKSWSFNMDPELLRKKRIAGYKAYGVEGKMKSSFRKSFRWIKDACTNVVNGFR from the coding sequence atGGAGAAGTTCTCAAGATCCAAGTCTACAAGGGATGAGTATATGCAGCCAAGAAGCATGAATGATCTGAGAAGCTACAGCACCTCAGATTACAATCCACCTCATCACCATCAAAATCTTGATGAGAATTTCAAagagatgaagatcaagaaaagCAGAATCAATGCAGATTCAAAGAGCTGGAGCTTCAACATGGATCCTGAGCTGCTGAGGAAGAAGAGGATTGCTGGCTACAAAGCTTATGGAGTTGAAGGCAAGATGAAGAGCTCATTTAGGAAGAGCTTTAGATGGATCAAAGATGCTTGCACCAATGTTGTCAATGGCTTCCGCTGA
- the LOC131013137 gene encoding casein kinase 1-like protein 2 isoform X1 translates to MEPRVGNRFRLGRKIGNGSFGEIYLGTNIQTNEDVAIKLENVRTRHPQLLYESKLYRLLQGGTGIPNIKWFGIEGDYNVLVMDLLGPSLEDLFTFCSRKLSLKTVLMLADQMLNRLEYVHSKSFLHRDLKPDNFLMGLGRRANQVYAIDFGLAKKYRDSNHQHIPYRENKNLTGTARFASINTHLGIEQSRRDDLESLGYVLMYFLRGSLPWQGLQAGNKKQKYDRISEKKVQTSIESLCRGYPTEFASYFHYCRSLRFEDKPDYSYLKRIFRDLFIREGFQFDYVFDWTILKYQQSQLANPPSRALGAGTSSMVPHANNDRESGLDEGKAPVRGRNVLNSGNLSKMKDPVASDTAAPKEISTSNDQKVGTSKQPAVSSTRDPEIPGNEEDPSHAVNGDHDAAQKSPPATSPNNNPSNTKAMDSTLKGMERMNIGND, encoded by the exons ATGGAGCCGCGTGTGGGGAATAGGTTTCGGTTGGGTCGAAAAATTGGGAATGGCTCATTCGGAGAGATTTACTTAG GCACTAATATTCAGACGAATGAGGATGTTGCTATCAAGCTC GAAAATGTGAGGACAAGACATCCCCAATTGCTTTATGAGTCAAAGTTGTACAGATTACTTCAAGGAGGAA CTGGAATCCCAAATATTAAATGGTTTGGGATCGAAGGAGACTATAATGTTCTCGTCATGGACTTACTAGGGCCGAGCCTTGAGGACTTGTTTACCTTTTGTAGTAGGAAGTTGTCGTTGAAGACTGTTCTCATGCTTGCAGATCAGATG CTTAATCGGCTTGAGTATGTTCACTCTAAGTCTTTTCTGCATCGAGATCTTAAGCCTGACAACTTTCTCATGGGCTTGGGAAGGCGTGCAAATCAG GTTTATGCCATTGACTTTGGGCTTGCCAAGAAATATAGAGATTCAAATCATCAACATATTCCATATAG agaaaataagaatttgaCGGGAACAGCCAGATTTGCAAGCATAAATACACATCTTGGCATCG AACAAAGCCGGAGGGATGACCTAGAATCACTCGGATATGTTCTTATGTACTTTTTAAGAGGAAG CCTTCCCTGGCAGGGTCTGCAAGCTGGAAACAAGAAACAAAAGTACGATAGAATTAGCGAGAAAAAGGTTCAAACATCAATAGAG TCTTTATGCCGTGGCTATCCAACTGAATTTGCTTCTTACTTCCATTATTGCCGTTCACTTAGATTTGAGGACAAACCAGATTATAGTTATTTGAAAAGAATTTTCCGTGACCTATTTATTCGTGAAG GTTTTCAATTTGATTACGTATTTGATTGGACTATTCTGAAGTATCAGCAGTCTCAGCTTGCTAATCCTCCATCTCGTGCCCTA GGTGCTGGAACGAGTTCAATGGTGCCACATGCTAATAATGACAGAGAATCAG GTTTGGACGAAGGCAAGGCACCTGTTCGTGGTAGAAATGTTTTAAACTCTGGAAATTTGTCTAAAATGAAGGATCCAGTTGCAAGTGATACTGCTGCACCAAAGGAG ATATCCACTTCAAATGACCAGAAAGTCGGAACATCAAAGCAACCTGCAGTTTCTAGTACTCGGGATCCAGAGATTCCTGGAAATGAGGAAGACCCTTCACATGCAGTCAATGGAGATCATGATGCTGCACAAAAAAGTCCTCCTGCAACATCGCCCAATAATAACCCCTCAAACACAAAAGCCATGGACTCCACCCTCAAGGGAATGGAGAGAATGAATATTGGCAATGACTAG
- the LOC131013137 gene encoding casein kinase 1-like protein 2 isoform X2: protein MDLLGPSLEDLFTFCSRKLSLKTVLMLADQMLNRLEYVHSKSFLHRDLKPDNFLMGLGRRANQVYAIDFGLAKKYRDSNHQHIPYRENKNLTGTARFASINTHLGIEQSRRDDLESLGYVLMYFLRGSLPWQGLQAGNKKQKYDRISEKKVQTSIESLCRGYPTEFASYFHYCRSLRFEDKPDYSYLKRIFRDLFIREGFQFDYVFDWTILKYQQSQLANPPSRALGAGTSSMVPHANNDRESGLDEGKAPVRGRNVLNSGNLSKMKDPVASDTAAPKEISTSNDQKVGTSKQPAVSSTRDPEIPGNEEDPSHAVNGDHDAAQKSPPATSPNNNPSNTKAMDSTLKGMERMNIGND from the exons ATGGACTTACTAGGGCCGAGCCTTGAGGACTTGTTTACCTTTTGTAGTAGGAAGTTGTCGTTGAAGACTGTTCTCATGCTTGCAGATCAGATG CTTAATCGGCTTGAGTATGTTCACTCTAAGTCTTTTCTGCATCGAGATCTTAAGCCTGACAACTTTCTCATGGGCTTGGGAAGGCGTGCAAATCAG GTTTATGCCATTGACTTTGGGCTTGCCAAGAAATATAGAGATTCAAATCATCAACATATTCCATATAG agaaaataagaatttgaCGGGAACAGCCAGATTTGCAAGCATAAATACACATCTTGGCATCG AACAAAGCCGGAGGGATGACCTAGAATCACTCGGATATGTTCTTATGTACTTTTTAAGAGGAAG CCTTCCCTGGCAGGGTCTGCAAGCTGGAAACAAGAAACAAAAGTACGATAGAATTAGCGAGAAAAAGGTTCAAACATCAATAGAG TCTTTATGCCGTGGCTATCCAACTGAATTTGCTTCTTACTTCCATTATTGCCGTTCACTTAGATTTGAGGACAAACCAGATTATAGTTATTTGAAAAGAATTTTCCGTGACCTATTTATTCGTGAAG GTTTTCAATTTGATTACGTATTTGATTGGACTATTCTGAAGTATCAGCAGTCTCAGCTTGCTAATCCTCCATCTCGTGCCCTA GGTGCTGGAACGAGTTCAATGGTGCCACATGCTAATAATGACAGAGAATCAG GTTTGGACGAAGGCAAGGCACCTGTTCGTGGTAGAAATGTTTTAAACTCTGGAAATTTGTCTAAAATGAAGGATCCAGTTGCAAGTGATACTGCTGCACCAAAGGAG ATATCCACTTCAAATGACCAGAAAGTCGGAACATCAAAGCAACCTGCAGTTTCTAGTACTCGGGATCCAGAGATTCCTGGAAATGAGGAAGACCCTTCACATGCAGTCAATGGAGATCATGATGCTGCACAAAAAAGTCCTCCTGCAACATCGCCCAATAATAACCCCTCAAACACAAAAGCCATGGACTCCACCCTCAAGGGAATGGAGAGAATGAATATTGGCAATGACTAG